From Alosa sapidissima isolate fAloSap1 chromosome 2, fAloSap1.pri, whole genome shotgun sequence, one genomic window encodes:
- the rprma gene encoding protein reprimo A, with protein sequence MNSTMFNQTDGGFFSNRTEEIISCCNLTSVVTDNGFVAAAPDERSLFIMRVVQIAVMCVLSLTVVFGIFFLGCNLLIKSEGMINFLVTDRRPSKEVEAVIVGAY encoded by the coding sequence ATGAATTCAACAATGTTCAATCAAACGGATGGTGGATTCTTTTCCAACCGCACTGAGGAAATCATATCATGTTGTAACTTAACATCAGTGGTTACTGACAATGGATTTGTGGCAGCCGCCCCGGACGAAAGAAGTCTTTTCATCATGCGAGTTGTCCAAATAGCGGTAATGTGCGTCCTCTCACTCACTGTAGTTTTCGGCATTTTCTTTTTGGGTTGCAATCTTCTCATCAAGTCTGAAGGGATGATCAACTTTTTGGTGACGGACCGCAGACCCTCCAAAGAAGTTGAGGCCGTAATTGTGGGTGCATACTAA